From Calonectris borealis chromosome 9, bCalBor7.hap1.2, whole genome shotgun sequence, one genomic window encodes:
- the KCNJ13 gene encoding inward rectifier potassium channel 13, translating into MNGDLELDHDAPPDNHTICVKYITSFTAAFSFSLETQLTIGYGTMFPSGDCPSAIALLAIQMVLGLMLEAFITAEKDHVHPSLLLFLWTVSQSVEAAGNQPRHGAHIQFVLFRDAGAFVAKIARPKNRAFSIRFTRSAVVTHTEGKPYLMFQVANTRSSPLTSVQVSAILYQEQENGQLHQTSIDFHLDSITLDECPFFIFPLTYYHSITPSSPLAALLQREAAHHFELVVFLSAVQEGTGETCQRRTSYLPSEIMLYHRFASALARNAKGEYQIKMENFDKTIPELPAVADSKSPKRTDKEIRINGQHADSFQLSETGLTE; encoded by the exons ATGAATGGGGACCTGGAGCTGGACCATGATGCTCCACCTGACAACCACACTATATGTGTCAAGTACATCACCAGCTTTACAGCTGCTTTCTCCTTCTCACTGGAGACGCAACTCACAATTGGTTACGGCACTATGTTCCCAAGTGGGGACTGTCCCAGTGCTATTGCACTACTTGCAATACAGATGGTCCTGGGGCTCATGCTGGAAGCCTTCATCACAG CTGAA AAAGACCATGTCCACCCAAGCCTGCTTCTGTTCCTTTGGACTGTTTCACAGAGCGTGGAGGCTGCAGGGAACCAACCCAGGCACGGTGCTCATATTCAGTTTGTTCTTTTCCGTGATGCAGGTGCTTTTGTGGCAAAGATCGCCCGACCAAAGAATCGGGCATTCTCCATCCGCTTCACCCGCTCTGCCGTAGTGACACACACCGAGGGGAAGCCATACCTTATGTTCCAGGTGGCCAACACACGCTCCAGCCCACTGACTAGTGTCCAGGTTTCTGCTATACTTTACCAAGAACAAGAGAATGGGCAGCTGCACCAAACCAGCATTGACTTCCACCTAGACAGCATTACTTTGGATGAGTGtccttttttcatctttccaCTGACCTACTACCATTCAATCACTCCATCCAGCCCCTTGGCTGCTCTCCTCCAAAGAGAAGCTGCTCACCATTTTGAGCTGGTCGTCTTTCTGTCAGCCGTGCAGGAGGGCACAGGAGAAACATGTCAAAGGAGAACATCCTACCTCCCCTCCGAGATCATGCTGTACCATCGCTTCGCCTCCGCGCTAGCCCGCAATGCCAAAGGCGAGTATCAGATCAAGATGGAGAATTTTGACAAGACTATTCCTGAGCTCCCAGCTGTGGCTGACTCAAAGAGTCCAAAAAGGACTGACAAGGAGATCCGCATCAATGGACAGCACGCCGACAGCTTCCAGCTCTCCGAGACTGGCCTCACAGAATAG